A window of Vidua macroura isolate BioBank_ID:100142 chromosome 32, ASM2450914v1, whole genome shotgun sequence contains these coding sequences:
- the LOC128820947 gene encoding basic proline-rich protein-like, protein MSAPPRSELAAAAAALLRLGEERPPAAAMSLLQRKGRPEWRPREEEPRKGVPRAREGGSLRRPLRVGFLTLPAPQERGPRPCAPGMAPRSLSCHAVGLPDPGVPLRPPGPRTGAPEGRGLEAPPAKRGGTPRGGCVRQTPPLKPSRSPQTRLSSGAPPPPLAEQGEVEEPVYIEMVGDARGVPGGEPRRGGPGGAPPTPAEEPEAIYEEMSCPLPAGEGPGHAPFPGHAPFHGHAAHAPFGGPVLHSGHAPYTGHAPFSGHAPHAGRAPFIGHAPFSGPAPIPPPFPNLLPPRPPPLAPPPEGASRLPLPSRREGPPPARARSHSTPLPPHHAPGGAGRERGGAGLGPLPLPPSAEAPPPGKRPPAYESLRGGVASGGTALAREEEPPLRRGGGASARRGKDSEKAPEPPREERGGAGAAPPPSGIPVRAEGPRGRPGPPLPCQTFPACGRPSELPGGPRLGRSASTSGVRQAGAPPFPRGPPSSRPLSGGVPGGGFPAAPRPRDGQLQEVIDRKRCVCTEIKARGGRGGGAVQAGQPAPPARPPRLERGGRSRGAPPAPAAPRDPPRPAGHTPCSGTPRSDPPRGAWSTPNPAPETWRGGVPEIMGGGS, encoded by the exons ATGAGCGCCCCCCCGCGGTCGGagctcgccgccgccgccgccgccctgcTGCGCCTGGGCGAGGAGCGCCCCCCCGCGGCCGCCATGAGCCTGCTGCAGCGCAAGGGCCGCCCCGAGTGGCGCCCCCGCGAGGAGGAGCCGCGCAAGGG ggtccccagggCGCGGGAGGGGGGGTCCCTGCGGCGCCCGCTGCGAGTGGGGTTCCTGACCCTGCCGGCGCCGCAGGAGCGCGGCCCCCGGCCCTGCGCCCCCGGCATGGCCCCCCGCTCCCTGTCCTGCCACGCCGTGGGGCTCCCCGACCCGGGGGTGCCCCTGCGCCCCCCCGGGCCCCGCACCGGGGCCCCCGAGGGCCGGGGCCTGGAGGCGCCGCCCGCCAAGAGAGGAG gcacCCCCCGGGGGGGCTGCGTGCGGCAGACGCCTCCTCTGAAGCCCTCGCGCAGCCCCCAGACCCGGCTGTCCTCCGGggcgcccccgccgcccctgGCCGAGCAGGGCGAGGTGGAGGAGCCGGTGTACATCGAGATGGTGGGGGACGCccggggggtccctgggggggaGCCCCggcggggggggccggggggagcGCCCCCCACCCCCGCCGAGGAGCCCGAGGCCATTTACGAGGAGATGAGCTGCCCCCTGCCCGCGGGGGAGGGGCCGGGACACGCCCCTTTCCCGGGACACGCCCCCTTCCACGGACACGCCGCCCACGCCCCTTTCGGCGGCCCCGTGCTGCACTCTGGCCACGCCCCCTACACCGGACACGCCCCTTTCTCCGGGCACGCCCCTCATGCCGGCCGTGCCCCCTTCATCGGCCACGCCCCCTTCTCCGGCCCCGCCCCCATCCCGCCGCCCTTCCCCAACCTGCTGCCGCCCCGCCCACCCCcgctggccccgccccccgAGGGCGCCTCGCGCCTGCCCCTCCCCTCGCGCCGCGAGggcccgccccccgcccgcgcGCGCAGCCACTCCACGCCCCTCCCCCCGCACCACGCgccgggaggggcggggcgcGAGCGCGGGGGGGCGGGGCTCGGGCCGctgcccctccccccctccGCCGAAGCCCCGCCTCCCGGGAAGCGCCCGCCCGCCTATGAGAGCCTGCGCGGGGGCGTGGCCTCGGGAGGCACCGCCCTTGCCCGCGAGGAGGAGCCTCCCCTTCGCCGGGGGGGCGGAGCCTCCGCCCGCCGCGGGAAAGACAGCGAGA AGGCGCCGGAGCCCCCCCGGGaggagcggggcggggcgggggcggctccGCCCCCCTCGGGGATCCCGGTCCGGGCCGAGGGGCCCCGGGGGCGACCCGGgccccccctgccctgccagaccTTCCCGGCCTGCGGGAGACCCTCGG AGCTGCCCGGGGGTCCCCGCCTGGGCCGCTCCGCCTCCACCTCGGGGGTGCGCCAGGCCGGGGCCCCCCCGTTCCCACGCGGCCCCCCCTCATCGCGGCCCCTGTCCGGAGGGGTCCCCGGGGGGGGcttccccgccgccccccggccgCGGGACgggcagctgcaggaggtgaTCGACCGAAAGCGCTGCGTCTGCACCGAGATCAAGGcgcggggggggcggggggggggggctgtgcAAGCAGGACAGCCTGCCCCCCCTGCCCGCCCCCCCCGCCTGGAAAGGGGGGGCCGCTCCCGAGgggcgccccccgcccccgccgccccccgggaccccccccggcCCGCCGGCCACACGCCGTGCTCTGGGACACCGCGATCTGACCCCCCCCGGGGTGCCTGgagcaccccaaatcctgcccccGAAACTTGGAGGGGGGGGGTCCCCGAAATCATGGGGGGGGGCTCCTAG
- the AGFG2 gene encoding arf-GAP domain and FG repeat-containing protein 2 — protein sequence MAAGGGGGGTGQGAGPGGGPGARRGSAGRDAEAEVWCRRVRELVSAVPANRLCFECGQRGVTYVDISVGSLVCTGCSGALRGLNPPHRVKSISMTTFTEAEVLFLQAHGNEACRRVWLGTFDPRTSLLPDSRDPQKVKEFLQDKYEKKRWYVAPEQAKPPQSAAAEPGPPQLLRGDTGTLPQPRPAAQRPPQPARKASTDLLADIGGDPFASPAPAPASAAFPGPAPPRSAFPSFNAFGTSPAAPTFGGAVPPFHTPPTTTGGVAAQGVATPVPPTGGGASASLFGTLREPPALPHGGHTNPFTAPVAPRPSTNPFESSGPGAAFTSPPVPGGFPSPFQADGLPFGGFNVAKASTNPFVTLPAPTAPFAIRPRTTNPFL from the exons atggcggcgggcggcggcggcggcggcaccgggcAGGGCGCGGGGCCCGGCGGAGGCCCCGGGGCCCGCAGGGGCAGCGCGGGCCGCGATGCGGAGGCCGAAGTTTGGTGCCGGCGGGTGCGGGAGCTGGTGAGCGCGGTTCCCGCCAACCGGCTCTGCTTCGAGTGCGGCCAGCGCGGCGTCACCTACGTGGACATCAGCGTGGGCAGCCTCGTGTGCACCGGCTGCTCGGGGGCGCT GCGGGGACTGAACCCCCCGCACCGCGTCAAGTCCATCTCCATGACGACGTTCACCGAGGCCGAGGTGCTGTTCCTGCAGGCGCACGGCAACGAG GCCTGCAGGCGGGTCTGGCTCGGCACCTTCGACCCCCGGACGTCGCTGCTCCCCGACTCCCGCGACCCCCAGAAGGTGAAGGAGTTCTTGCAGGATAAATACGAGAAGAAACGATG gtaCGTGGCACCAGAACAAGCGAAACCCCCCCAAAGCGCCGCAGCAGAGCCCGgccccccccagctcctccgtggggacaccgggacactGCCGCAG ccccgcccggCCGCCCAGCGCCCTCCCCAGCCGGCCCGAAAGGCCAGCACCGACCTCCTGGCCGACATCGGGGGGGACCCCTTCGCCAGCCCGGCCCCCGCGCCCGCCTCCGCTGCCTTCCCCG GCCCGGCCCCACCCCGGTCTGCCTTCCCCAGTTTCAACGCCTTCGGAACCAGCCCTGCAGCGCCGACGTTTGGGGGGGCTGTGCCCCCCTTCCACACCCCACCCACCACCACAG GAGGTGTGGCTGCACAGGGCGTGGCCACCCCCGTTCCGCCCACAGGGGGAGGAGCTTCTGCCAG CCTCTTCGGGACCCTCCGTGAGCCCCCAGCGCTGCCCCACGGGG GCCACACCAACCCCTTCACGGCCCCCGTGGCCCCCAGACCCTCCACCAACCCCTTCGAGAGCAGCGGCCCCG GTGCTGCTTTCACCTCGCCCCCCGTTCCTGGgggcttccccagccccttccaggcCGATG GGTTGCCTTTCGGTGGGTTCAACGTTGCCAAAGCTTCCACCAACCCCTTCGTG ACGCTCCCGGCCCCGACGGCGCCGTTCGCCATCAGGCCCCGGACCACCAACCCCTTCCTATGA
- the LRCH4 gene encoding LOW QUALITY PROTEIN: leucine-rich repeat and calponin homology domain-containing protein 4 (The sequence of the model RefSeq protein was modified relative to this genomic sequence to represent the inferred CDS: inserted 1 base in 1 codon; deleted 4 bases in 3 codons; substituted 1 base at 1 genomic stop codon): MAAGAVGAVTAEPPPPLGRLPGGAGTERALEEAEASGTLSLAGRRLRAFPAAGARRWDLSDTTQADLSRNRFGEVPEAACRLVSLEGLSLYHNCLRSXPPAIANLQALAHLDLSRNQLSSLPACLCLLPLRVLNASNNRLAQLPPNLGALRTLRQLVSAGAGLQPRGAGPGPRXAPFRPADVGCNRLRALPPGLGQLRALRDLSVRRNQLAALPEELSELPLVRLDFSCKPGSAIPRCFRRLRHLQILLADNNPLQFPPAQICLKGKVHIFKYLEAEAAAHPPPACPPDEPCPLRQRGGLDSGFHSVDSGSKRWSGNESTDESSEPSRQHRETRGGAAGDSDPEQLEEEPLPERQQGQTPRGDTHEGIRTPPQRPPQTTTLLDPDGAPGPPKTSPCLSPSFPRSATKPAAPDPDQLIAEVRQSLEALLQLRLPDELGDSELLGRVAARLRPWASPPSAHRTPPTPPCRRSGVPEVKPPHPRRPPPGLLFALFYGLLMALLVAAHRALFGC; the protein is encoded by the exons ATGGCGGCGGGGGCGGTGGGGGCTGTCACGGctgagccgccgccgccgctgggCCGCCTGCCCGGAGGAGCCGGCACTGAGCGCGCCCTGGAAGAAGCAGAGGCCTCCGGCACCCTCAGTCTGGCCGGCCGGCGGCTGCGCGCCTTCCCGGCGGCG GGCGCGCGGCGCTGGGACCTCAGCGACACCACACAGGCCG ACCTGTCGCGGAACCGTTTCGGGGAGGTGCCGGAGGCCGCTTGCCGCCTGGTCTCGCTGGAGGGGCTGAGCCTGTACCACAACTGCCTGCGCA GTCCCCCGGCCATCGCCAACCTCCAGGCCCTGGCGCACCTGGACCTCAG CCGCAACCAGCTGAGCTCCCTGCCCgcctgcctgtgcctgctgcccctGCGCGTCCTCAACGCCAGCAACAACCGCCTGGCCCAGCTGCCCCCGAACCTGGGCGCCCTGCGCACGCTGCGGCAGCTGGTgagcgccggggccgggctccagccccgcggggccgggccgggaccCCGCTGAGCCCCGTTTCGCCCCGCAGACGTCGGCTGTAACCGGCTGCGGGCGCTGccgccggggctggggcagctgcgGGCGCTGCGGGACCTCAGCGTGCGGCGGAACCAGCTGGCGGCGCTGCCCGAGG AGCTCTCGGAACTGCCCCTGGTCCGGCTGGATTTCTCCTGCAAACCGGGT TCCGCGATCCCGCGCTGCTTCCGGCGGCTCCGGCACCTCCAAATCCTGCTGGCGGACAACAACCCCCTCCAGTTCCCCCCCGCCCAG ATCTGCCTGAAGGGCAAAGTCCACATCTTCAAGTACCTGGAAGCCGAGGCTGCCGCCCATCCTCCCCCAGCATG ccccccggaCGAGCCGTGTCCCCTCCGGCAGCGGGGGGGGCTGGACTCC GGCTTCCACAGCGTCGACAGCGGCAGCAAGCGCTGGTCGGGGAAcgag TCCACGGATGAGTCCTCGGAGCCGTCCcggcagcacagggagacacGCGGCGGGGCAG CTGGTGACAGCGACccggagcagctggaggaggagcccTTGCCCGAG aggcagcagggccagACCCCACGAGGTGACACCCACGAGGGTATCAG GACccccccccagagacccccccaGACGACGACGCTGCTG GACCCTGACGGAGCCCCCGGCCCCCCAAAAACCAGCCCCTGCCTCAGCCCCTCCTTTCCCCGCAGTGCCACCAAGCCAG CCGCCCCGGACCCCGACCAGCTGATTGCTGAGGTGCGCCAG agcCTCGAGGCGCTGCTGCAGCTGCGACTCCCGGACGAGCTGGGGGACTCGGAGCTGCTGGGCCGCGTGGCCGCCCGGCTGCGCCCCTGGGCG agcccccccagtGCCCACCGCACGCCGCCGACGCCGCCCTGCCGCCGCTCGGGGGTCCCCGAG gtgAAGCCCCCCCATCCCCGGCGCCCCCCCCCCGGGCTGCTCTTCGCCCTCTTCTACGGCCTCCTCATGGCGCTGCTCGTCGCCGCCCACCGCGCGCTCTTTGGCTGCTGa
- the PCOLCE gene encoding LOW QUALITY PROTEIN: procollagen C-endopeptidase enhancer 1 (The sequence of the model RefSeq protein was modified relative to this genomic sequence to represent the inferred CDS: deleted 4 bases in 4 codons), whose amino-acid sequence MSRLGPPPPPLPLLLLGALAALSPSPAAGQEPAPSPQPSPRLNATRPVFPVFPCGGDHRGESGFIASEGFPRHYPPGSNCTWTITVPEGQVATLSFRVFDLEPDPLCRFDALSVFGGHGPGAPLLGRFCGTFRPGALRAPQNRLRLHMESDGGTAGRGFLAWFSAGSPPSNGPPQGRRRSGVFNKPHFFGESWHYFDEHQFCGGRLEKPQGSLSTPNWPEENYPPGISCSWHIVAPPDKVVELRFGKFDVEPDPHCRYDYVAVFEGGARDDARRLGRFCGEETPGPIVSSSPELLVQFVSDLSVTADGFSATYTLRERGSAPETPAQKPRGGGKGKAPPSPRAAPPTAAPCPQRCRRAGTLQSNFCSSDFVLTGTVKSVSRGPPQEPGWAVVSVLALYKSGALGVPEPAKGAALRLQLPCRPCPALKKGASILMGRLAADGGALLPPEAFVVPYRPQQQQVLGNLSKRPCRATP is encoded by the exons aTGAGCCGCCtcgggccgccgccgccgccgctgccgctgctgctgctcggggCGCTGGCGGCTCTCAGCCCAAGCCCGGCCGCGGGGCAGGAGCCGGCCccgagcccccagcccagcccccggCTCAACGCCACCAG GCCGGTGTTCCCGGTATTCCCGTGCGGGGGGGACCACCGCGGGGAGTCGGGGTTCATCGCCAGCGAGGGCTTCCCCCGGCATTAC CCCCCCGGCAGCAACTGCACCTGGACCATCACG GTCCCCGAGGGCCAGGTGGCCACCCTGTCCTTCCGCGTCTTCGACCTGGAGCCGGACCCGCTGTGCCGCTTCGACGCCCTCTCGGTGTTCGGGGGCCACGGCCCCGGGGCGCCGCTCCTGGGGCGCTTCTGCGGCACCTTCCGCCCGGGGGCCCTGCGGGCGCCCCAAAATCGCCTCCGGCTGCACATGGAGAGCGACGGCGGCACGGCCGGGAGGGGCTTCCTGGCCTGGTTCAGCGCCGGCAGCCCCCCGAGCAACG GGCCCCCCCAGGGACGGCGGCGTTCGGGGGTCTTTAATAAACCCCATTTTTTCGGGGAGTCCTGGCACTATTTTGACG AGCATCAGTTTTGCGGCGGGCGCCTGGAGAAGCCCCAGGGGAGCCTGAGCACCCCGAACTGGCCGGAGGAGAATTACCCCCCCGgcatcagctgctcctggcacatcGTGGCCCCCCCCGACAAG GTGGTGGAGCTGCGCTTCGGGAAGTTCGACGTGGAGCCCGACCCCCACTGTCGCTACGATTACGTGGCCGTGTTCGAG GGGGGGGCGCGGGACGACGCGCGGCGCCTCGGGCGCTTCTGCGGCGAGGAGACCCCCGG ccccatcgTGTCCAGCTCCCCGGAGCTGCTGGTGCAGTTCGTGTCGGACCTGAGCGTCACCGCCGACGGCTTTTCGGCCACCTACACCCTGCGGGAGCGGGGCAGCGCCCCCGAGACCCCCGCCCAAAAGCCCCGGGGTGGGGGCAAGGGGAAGGCGCCCCCCAGCCCCCGGGCGGCGCCCCCCACGGCCGCCCCCTGCCCCCAGCGCTGCCGCCGCGCCGGGACCCTCCAGAGCAACTTCTGCAGCAGCGACTTCG TGCTGACGGGGACGGTGAAGTCGGTGTCGCGGGGGCCGCCGCAGGAGCCGGGCTGGGCGGTGGTCTCGGTGCTCGCCCTCTACAAGTCG GGGGCCCTGGGGGTCCCTGAGCCCGCCAAGGGCGCGGCGCTGCgcctgcagctgccctgccGCCCCTGCCCCGCGCTCAAGAAAGGTGCGT CTATCCTGATGGGGCGGCTGGCGGCGGACGGGGGGGCCCTGCTG CCCCCCGAGGCCTTCGTGGTGCCCTACCgcccgcagcagcagcaggttttgggGAACCTCAGCAAGAGGCCGTGCCGGGCGACCCCCTGA
- the KIF1C gene encoding LOW QUALITY PROTEIN: kinesin-like protein KIF1C (The sequence of the model RefSeq protein was modified relative to this genomic sequence to represent the inferred CDS: deleted 1 base in 1 codon), protein MAGASVKVAVRVRPFSARESSRQAKCVIQMQGNTTCITNPKVPKDGTKHFTFDYSYWSHTSEEDPNFASQRRVYQDIGEEMLAHAFEGYNVCILAYGQTGAGKSYTMMGRQEPGQRGIIPQLCEDLFARVAREGSPELSFSVEVSYLEIYCERVRDLLNPKSRGGLRVREHPLLGPYVQDLSRLAVASFADIADLMDSGNKARTVAATNMNETSSRSHAVFTIVFSQRRQDPLSDLTTEKVSRISLVDLAGSERADASGAKGIRLKEGANINKSLTTLGKVISALAEATSKKKKPDFIPYRDSVLTWLLKENLGGNSRTAMIAALSPADSNYEETLSTLRYADRTKQIRCHAVINEDPNARLIRELREEVTRLRELLSAQGLSDTTLSGPAALTSPTLNGDPGLEPPLGPTEAMERLQETEKIIAELNETWEEKLRRTEALRLEREALLAEMGVALREDGGTVGVFSPKKTPHLVNLNEDPLMSECLLYHIKDGVTRVGQVDVDIKLSGPFIREQHCLFRSRPDPSGEVVVTLEPCEGAETYVNGKQVTEPVVLKSGHRLILGKNHVFRFTHPEQARREREQGASPGPPPDWNLAQRELLEQQGIDMRLQRLQELENQPQLEKEVSEQPQPPATEDPPCYEAGWRLISSLRQALPAPAVRSVLRRAGLPLPAPGKRREPLRVYQIPQRRRGSPTPPSPSPWVTMADLKAQAVRELSLEVALREPRPARRELEALSLARLRELCRRHGKREPTERDGWRAVARDVWDAVGGGGGGEEDEGPGEQVSEVEGLRLHLDRLAGILREVKRQNSAKDEQIRALRDRVGQMERVIPLPPDDGDEAEPPPREPSQERPPDRPQPSTDGGSPPPSPPSAAAARLCRLMEQDPAFRRGRLRWLRQEQARLMGGGPQPLQPPRRPPRFHPAPQDSKLRFPFKSNPQHRLAWGGGGDSLQANSSPPPPPPPSGRPRRGSLDGGSPPPAVGTPPPRVRRQRSAPDLKARGPVP, encoded by the exons ATGGCGGGCGCCTCGGTGAAGGTGGCGGTCAGAGTCCGGCCCTTCAGCGCGCGGGAGAGCAGCCGCCAGGCCAAGTGTGTCATCCAGATGCAAGGGAACACCACCT GCATCACCAACCCCAAGGTCCCCAAAGACGGCACCAAGCACTTCACCTTCGACTACTCGTACTGGTCCCACACCTCG GAGGAGGACCCCAACTTCGCCTCGCAGCGCCGGGTGTACCAGGACATTGGGGAGGAGATGCTGGCGCACGCCTTCGAGGGCTACAACGTCTGCATCCTGGCCTACGGCCAGACCGGCGCCGGCAAGTCCTACACCATGATGGGGCGGCAGGAGCCGGGGCAGCGCGGGATTATCCCGCAG CTCTGCGAGGATCTGTTCGCCCGCGTCGCTCGGGAAGGGTCACCtgagctttctttttctgtggag GTGAGCTACCTGGAGATCTACTGCGAGCGGGTGCGGGACCTGCTGAACCCCAAGAGCCGGGGGGGGCTGCGGGTGCGGGAGCACCCCCTGCTCGGACCCTACGTGCAGGACCTGTCGCGTCTCGCCGTCGCCTCCTTCGCCGACATCGCCGACCTCATGGACAGCGGCAACAAGGCCAG GACGGTGGCGGCCACGAACATGAACGAAACGAGCAGCCGCTCGCACGCCGTGTTCACCATCGTGTTCAGCCAGCGCCGCCAGGACCCGCTCAGCGACCTCACCACGGAGAAG GTGAGCCGCATCAGCCTGGTGGACTTGGCAGGCAGCGAACGCGCCGACGCCTCGGGGGCCAAGGGCATCCGCCtcaag gaagGCGCCAACATCAACAAGTCCCTGACCACCCTGGGCAAGGTCATCTCTGCCCTGGCCGAGGCG ACCAGCAAGAAGAAGAAGCCGGATTTCATCCCGTACCGGGACTCGGTGCTGACGTGGCTGCTGAAGGAGAACCTGG GCGGGAACTCGCGCACGGCCATGATCGCGGCGCTGAGCCCGGCCGACAGCAACTACGAGGAGACGCTGAGCACGCTGCG CTACGCCGACCGCACGAAGCAGATCCGGTGCCACGCGGTGATCAACGAGGACCCGAACGCGCGGCTGATCCGCGAGCTGCGGGAGGAGGTGACGCGGCTGCGGGAGCTGCTCAGCGCCCAGG GTCTCTCTGACACCACCCTCTCTGGCCCTGCTGCCTTGACATCCCCCACCCTCAACGGGGATccggggctggagccccccCTGGGCCCTACTGAGGCCATGGAGCGACTGCAG GAGACGGAGAAAATCATCGCAGAGCTCAACGAGACGTGGGAGGAGAAGCTGCGGCGGACGGAAGCCCTGAGGCTGGAGCG GGAAGCGCTGCTGGCTGAGATGGGGGTGGCTCTGCGGGAGGACGGCGGCACCGTTGGGGTGTTCTCCCCTAAAAAG ACCCCGCACTTGGTGAACCTCAACGAGGACCCGCTGATGTCCGAGTGCCTCCTGTACCACATCAAGGACGGCGTGACCAG GGTGGGCCAGGTGGATGTGGACATCAAGCTGTCG GGGCCGTTCATCcgggagcagcactgcctctTCCGCAGCCGCCCCGACCCCTCGGGGGAAG TTGTGGTGACCCTGGAGCCGTGTGAGGGGGCTGAGACCTACGTCAACGGGAAGCAGGTGACGGAGCCGGTGGTGCTCAAGTCGG GCCACCGCCTCATTTTGGGGAAGAACCACGTGTTCCGCTTCACGCACCCGGAGCAAGCGCGGCGGGAGCGGGAACAGGGGGCGTCCCCTGGGCCCCCCCCGGACTGGAACCTGGCGCagcgggagctgctggagcagcagggcatCGACATGCGCCTCCAGAG gctccaggagctggagaaccaaccccagctggagaaggaagtgTCAGAGCAGCCGCAG ccccccgccACCGAGGACCCGCCGTGCTACGAGGCCGGCTGGCGCCTGATCTCGTCGCTGCGCCAGGCGCTGCCGGCGCCCGCCGTGCGCTCGGTGCTgcgccgggccgggctcccGCTGCCGGCGCCGGGCAAGCGCCGCGAGCCGCTGCGCGTCTACCAGATCCCGCAGCGCCGCCGCGGCTCCCCGACCCCGCCGTCGCCGTCACCGTGGGTGACCATGGCCGACCTGAAGGCCCAGGCCGTGCGGGAGCTGAGCCTCGAGGTGGCCCTGCGGGAGCCGCGGCCGGCGCGGCGCGAGCTGGAGGCGCTGAGCCTGGCGCGGCTGCGGGAGCTGTGCCGCCGCCACGGCAAGCGCGAGCCCACCGAGCGCGACGGCTGGCGCGCTGTGGCCAGGGACGTGTGGGACGCCgtgggcggcggcggcggcggcgaggaGGACGAGGGCCCCGGCGAGCAGGTGAGCGAGGTGGAGGGGCTGCGGCTGCACCTGGACAGGCTGGCGGGGATCCTGCGGGAGGTGAAGCGGCAGAACAGCGCCAAGGACGAGCAGATCCGCGCCCTCCGCGACCGCGTGGGGCAGATGGAGCGCGTCATCCCGCTGCCGCCG GACGATGGTGACGAGGCTGAGCCGCCCCCCCGAGAACCTTCCCAGGAGCGTCCCCCGGAccgcccccagcccagcacggaCGGAGGGTCGCCTCCCCCTTCGCCCCCgtcggcggcggcggcgcggctcTGCCGGCTCATGGAGCAGGACCCGGCGTTCCGGCGGGGGCGGCTGCGCTGGCTGCGCCAGGAGCAGGCCCGGCTGATGGGGGGGGGCccgcagcccctgcagcccccccgccgccccccgcgctTCCACCCGGCCCCCCAGGACTCCAAGCTGCGTTTCCCCTTCAAGAGCAACCCCCAGCACCGCCTGGCctgggggggcgggggggactCCCTCCAGGCCAACAGCagcccccccccgccgccccctccctcGGGGCGTCCCCGCCGGGGGTCCCTGGACGGGgggtcccccccccccgccgtgGGCACGCCCCCGCCCCGTGTCCGCCGCCAGCGCTCGGCTCCCGACCTGAAGGCGCGGGGCCCCGTCCCGTAG